Proteins from a single region of Streptomyces vinaceus:
- a CDS encoding bifunctional metallophosphatase/5'-nucleotidase: MSATPQRHRRNRRLTFAAIAVTAGAAAMVAAALPAGAASGGGAAKSRTVDVQMLSFNDFHGTLEPPQGSSGTVSERQADGTTKAIPAGGVEYLATSLREARKGHEYSVTAAAGDMIGGSPMLSGLFHDEPTVEALNKLKLDVSSVGNHEFDEGKAELRRMSYGGCHPVDGCFEPGKEFTGAEFKYLAANVTDEKTKRPMLNPTFIWQKGDVKIGFIGVTLEGTPDVVTADGVKGLKFGDEVETINKYAAELNKQGVKSIVALIHEGGLPANGAYNYDCDAPGAGAGISGAIVDIAKNVDPKVDALVTGHTHQAYACNIPDPAGNPRMVTSAASYGRLFTDTTLTYDRQTKDIVRTAALAPKPVNKIVSRNQPKAPDMTELITRWNTLAAPVASAPQGYISADIAGRGSEAPEKPLGDLIADAQLEATAPAAKGGAQLAIMNPGGIRADLAYKAAGDEGDGVVTYGESYTVQPFNNLMNVVDLTGAQLITALQQQVSGPVNGASPKILQVSKGFTYTLDMTKTGADRIVVDSVKLNGAAIDPAKTYRVAMNEFLAGGGDGFTVLKEHKNKLVGVPDLEAFNAYLAKSTQAAPIAPPAADRITVVK, translated from the coding sequence ATGTCAGCGACGCCACAACGGCACCGCCGAAACCGCCGGTTGACCTTCGCCGCCATCGCCGTCACGGCGGGTGCCGCAGCGATGGTCGCGGCCGCACTGCCGGCCGGTGCCGCGAGTGGTGGCGGTGCGGCCAAGAGCCGCACCGTCGATGTGCAGATGCTGTCGTTCAACGACTTCCACGGCACGCTGGAGCCCCCGCAGGGCTCTTCGGGCACCGTGAGCGAGCGTCAGGCGGACGGCACCACCAAGGCGATACCCGCCGGTGGCGTCGAGTACCTGGCCACCAGCCTGCGCGAGGCCCGCAAGGGTCACGAGTACTCCGTCACGGCCGCGGCCGGCGACATGATCGGCGGCAGCCCGATGCTGTCGGGTCTCTTCCACGACGAGCCCACCGTCGAGGCGCTGAACAAGCTGAAGCTCGACGTCAGCAGCGTCGGCAACCACGAGTTCGACGAGGGCAAGGCCGAGCTGCGCCGCATGTCCTACGGCGGCTGCCACCCGGTCGACGGCTGCTTCGAGCCCGGCAAGGAGTTCACGGGCGCCGAGTTCAAGTACCTCGCGGCGAACGTCACGGACGAGAAGACCAAGCGTCCGATGCTGAACCCGACCTTCATCTGGCAGAAGGGGGACGTGAAGATCGGCTTCATCGGCGTCACCCTGGAGGGCACGCCGGACGTCGTGACCGCCGACGGGGTCAAGGGCCTGAAGTTCGGCGACGAGGTCGAGACGATCAACAAGTACGCCGCCGAGCTGAACAAGCAGGGCGTCAAGTCGATCGTCGCGCTGATCCACGAGGGCGGCCTGCCCGCCAACGGCGCCTACAACTACGACTGCGACGCCCCGGGCGCCGGCGCCGGCATCTCGGGCGCGATCGTGGACATCGCCAAGAACGTGGACCCGAAGGTCGACGCCCTGGTGACCGGTCACACGCACCAGGCGTACGCCTGCAACATCCCGGACCCGGCGGGCAACCCGCGCATGGTGACCTCGGCCGCCTCGTACGGCCGCCTGTTCACGGACACCACGCTCACGTACGACCGCCAGACCAAGGACATCGTCCGCACCGCGGCCCTCGCGCCGAAGCCGGTCAACAAGATCGTCTCCCGGAACCAGCCCAAGGCTCCGGACATGACCGAGCTGATCACCCGCTGGAACACGCTCGCCGCCCCGGTCGCGAGCGCCCCGCAGGGCTACATCTCGGCGGACATCGCGGGCCGCGGCTCCGAGGCCCCGGAGAAGCCGCTCGGCGACCTGATCGCCGACGCGCAGCTGGAGGCCACGGCCCCGGCCGCCAAGGGCGGCGCGCAGCTGGCCATCATGAACCCGGGCGGCATCCGCGCCGACCTGGCCTACAAGGCCGCGGGTGACGAGGGCGACGGCGTCGTGACGTACGGCGAGTCCTACACGGTCCAGCCGTTCAACAACCTGATGAATGTGGTGGACCTGACGGGCGCGCAGCTGATCACCGCGCTCCAGCAGCAGGTCAGCGGCCCGGTCAACGGCGCCAGCCCGAAGATCCTGCAGGTCTCGAAGGGCTTCACGTACACCCTGGACATGACGAAGACGGGCGCGGACCGCATCGTCGTGGACTCGGTGAAGCTGAACGGCGCGGCGATCGACCCCGCCAAGACCTACCGGGTCGCGATGAACGAGTTCCTCGCGGGCGGCGGTGACGGTTTCACCGTCCTGAAGGAGCACAAGAACAAGCTGGTCGGCGTGCCCGACCTGGAGGCCTTCAACGCCTACCTGGCGAAGTCGACGCAGGCGGCCCCGATCGCCCCGCCGGCGGCGGACCGCATCACGGTCGTCAAGTAA
- a CDS encoding alpha/beta fold hydrolase, with protein sequence MRHTLTIDGRTLSYLDFGGAGRPLLALHGGMSEGLAFAGLADALGGAWRVIAPDQRGHGDSDRAADYGRAGYLSDAVALLDHLGLDAPVAVLGYSLGGFNAYHLAAAHPERVSALVDVDATVEIDPDTAGGLFGFLKDMRYCAPTREELLAAAGPVGSPFVEQALRPLPDGGWRLPFHPQDMIDSAEACRGDHWDAWLGSSCPALLIHGTRSQTLPQKTADAMVARRPGTSYRAVDGDHFLPFTHPAEFHEAVRAFLAGL encoded by the coding sequence ATGCGCCACACACTGACGATCGACGGCCGCACACTGTCGTACCTGGACTTCGGCGGCGCGGGCCGCCCGCTGCTCGCCCTGCACGGGGGCATGTCCGAGGGCCTCGCCTTCGCGGGCCTCGCCGACGCCCTCGGCGGGGCCTGGCGGGTCATCGCCCCCGACCAGCGCGGCCACGGCGACTCCGACCGGGCCGCCGACTACGGCCGCGCGGGCTACCTCTCGGACGCCGTCGCCCTCCTCGACCACCTCGGCCTGGACGCCCCCGTGGCCGTCCTCGGCTACTCCCTCGGCGGATTCAACGCCTACCACCTGGCGGCCGCCCACCCTGAGCGGGTCTCGGCCCTCGTCGACGTGGACGCCACCGTGGAGATCGACCCCGATACGGCGGGAGGGCTCTTCGGCTTCCTGAAGGACATGCGCTACTGCGCGCCCACCCGCGAGGAACTCCTCGCCGCGGCCGGGCCGGTGGGCTCCCCGTTCGTCGAACAGGCGCTGCGCCCGCTCCCCGACGGCGGCTGGCGGCTGCCGTTCCACCCGCAGGACATGATCGACTCCGCCGAGGCCTGCCGCGGCGACCACTGGGACGCCTGGCTCGGGAGCAGCTGCCCGGCGCTGCTGATCCACGGCACCCGCAGCCAGACGCTCCCGCAGAAGACGGCCGACGCGATGGTCGCTCGCCGGCCGGGGACCTCGTACAGGGCTGTGGACGGGGACCACTTCCTGCCGTTCACCCACCCCGCGGAGTTCCACGAGGCCGTCCGCGCGTTCCTCGCGGGCCTCTGA
- a CDS encoding TetR/AcrR family transcriptional regulator: protein MGNREDLLAGARRCLEEKGYLRTTVRDIAAASKVSMAAIGYHFGSREALLNLALFAAMDEWAAGSGRLAGQGATTAERYADTWDRKIRDFGDMRWLWMASVEAFVHAQSAPELLATLAQNQRQARRMVAAQLRGVPEDAVTEEDVRALGSVHIALLSGVMVQALTDPEQAPTGRELAQGLRAMAELLES from the coding sequence ATGGGAAATCGCGAGGACCTGCTGGCCGGAGCGCGCCGCTGCCTGGAGGAGAAGGGCTATCTGCGCACGACCGTGCGCGACATCGCCGCGGCCTCGAAGGTCTCCATGGCCGCGATCGGCTACCACTTCGGCTCGCGCGAGGCACTGCTCAACCTCGCCCTCTTCGCCGCCATGGACGAGTGGGCCGCCGGCTCCGGCCGCCTCGCCGGCCAGGGCGCCACCACCGCGGAGCGCTACGCCGACACCTGGGACCGCAAGATCCGCGACTTCGGCGACATGCGCTGGCTCTGGATGGCCTCCGTCGAGGCCTTCGTCCACGCCCAGTCCGCGCCCGAGCTGCTCGCCACCCTCGCCCAGAACCAGCGCCAGGCCCGGCGCATGGTGGCCGCGCAGCTGCGCGGAGTTCCCGAGGACGCGGTCACGGAAGAGGACGTACGGGCCCTCGGGTCGGTGCACATCGCCCTGCTGAGCGGGGTGATGGTGCAGGCGCTGACCGACCCGGAGCAGGCGCCGACGGGCCGGGAGCTCGCCCAAGGTCTGCGCGCCATGGCCGAGTTGCTCGAAAGCTAG
- the mshD gene encoding mycothiol synthase produces MTDDAAAALEPGRQIQTLDELTEEQAESVLALIEDAARTDGTTAVSEQGRLQLRGGRREGIRHFLLTEKGRLAGYGQLEDTDPVEAPAAELVVHPALRGRGHGRALGSALLAASGKRIRVWAHGGKSAARHLAQVLGLTLFRELRQLRRPLGADGPALPEAALPSGVTVRTFVPGQDDAAWLAVNSAAFAHHPEQGSLTQRDLNDRIAQPWFDPKGFFLAERDGELIGFHWTKVHAEERLGEVYVLGVRPGAQGGGLGKALTSIGLRHLAEAGLPTAMLYVDADNTAALAVYEGLGFSTHEVDLMYRTES; encoded by the coding sequence ATGACTGACGACGCAGCAGCGGCCCTGGAGCCGGGACGCCAGATTCAGACCCTCGACGAGCTGACGGAGGAACAGGCCGAATCCGTGCTCGCCCTCATCGAGGACGCGGCCCGTACGGACGGCACCACCGCCGTGTCCGAGCAGGGCCGCCTCCAGCTGCGCGGCGGGCGCCGCGAGGGGATCCGGCACTTCCTGCTCACCGAGAAGGGCCGGCTCGCCGGGTACGGACAACTGGAGGACACCGATCCGGTGGAGGCCCCCGCCGCCGAGCTCGTCGTCCACCCCGCGCTGCGCGGGCGCGGGCACGGACGGGCGCTCGGCTCGGCCCTGCTGGCCGCCTCGGGCAAGCGGATCCGGGTGTGGGCGCACGGCGGCAAGTCGGCCGCCCGCCACCTCGCGCAGGTGCTCGGCCTCACCCTCTTCCGCGAGCTGCGCCAGCTGCGCCGCCCGCTGGGCGCGGACGGGCCGGCGCTGCCCGAGGCGGCGCTGCCGTCCGGTGTGACCGTACGGACCTTCGTGCCCGGCCAGGACGACGCGGCCTGGCTCGCGGTGAACTCGGCCGCCTTCGCCCACCACCCCGAGCAGGGCTCCCTGACGCAGCGGGACTTGAACGACCGGATCGCGCAGCCCTGGTTCGACCCCAAGGGCTTCTTCCTCGCCGAGCGGGACGGGGAGCTGATCGGCTTCCACTGGACGAAGGTGCACGCCGAGGAGCGGCTCGGGGAGGTCTACGTGCTCGGCGTCCGCCCCGGCGCCCAGGGCGGCGGGCTCGGCAAGGCCCTCACCTCGATCGGCCTGCGCCACCTCGCGGAGGCGGGCCTGCCCACCGCGATGCTGTACGTGGACGCCGACAATACGGCGGCCCTGGCCGTGTACGAGGGCCTCGGCTTCAGCACCCACGAGGTGGACCTGATGTACCGCACGGAAAGCTGA